Proteins encoded in a region of the Rhodospirillaceae bacterium genome:
- a CDS encoding primosomal protein N': protein MPARSDRAKVLLPMPVGSGYDYRIPADMAVSPGDFVRVPLGPRRMTGVVWGAADGAVPDDRLKAMIARHDAPPLSVAHRRFIDWIAAYAVAAPGSVLRMSVPVPEALDPPAPETGYRLAAPAAAPAPPGVRITPQRQRVLVALAGAGTVAAERLRAAAGVSSAVLTGMAKAGLVEAAPVAVRADWPAPDPDRAGVALSADQGAAAQALAGAVGAGYATLVLEGVSGSGKTEVYFEAIAEALRQGRQSIVLLPEIALSAQWLARFEQRFGAAPAPWHSDLTRAQRRRIWRAAATGTARVVVGARSALMLPMPELGLIVVDEEHDQSFKQEDGVVYHARDMAVVRATLEEVPVVLASATPALETVANVERGRYARLVLPERHGRAAMPAVELLDLREEGPPRGRWLAGRMVHTIAETLAAGEQALLYLNRRGYAPLTLCRGCGLRLECPQCAAWLVEHRLAGRLECHHCGHTRTLPRECPECGAEDSFVPCGPGVERLAEEVAGLLPSARVLVATSDTIRGPAAAEALVDDVRDGAVDLLIGTQILAKGHHFPRLTLVGVVDADLGLAGGDLRAAERTWQMLNQVAGRAGRAERPGRVILQSWQPEHPVLQAIAAGDRDGFIAEEKAGRERCGMPPYGRLAAIIVSGRRAEAVQQAAQALGRYAPVQDGLAVLGPTPAPLALLRGYFRHRLLVKAARTVNLQDYIRRWLSRTPQPGGVRIKVDIDPYSFS from the coding sequence CGGTGTCCCCCGGCGATTTCGTACGGGTGCCGCTCGGGCCGCGCCGGATGACGGGCGTGGTCTGGGGCGCGGCCGACGGCGCCGTGCCGGACGACCGGCTCAAGGCAATGATCGCCCGCCACGATGCGCCGCCGTTGTCGGTCGCGCACCGCCGGTTCATCGACTGGATCGCCGCCTACGCCGTCGCCGCGCCGGGATCGGTGCTGCGCATGTCCGTCCCGGTGCCGGAGGCGCTCGATCCGCCGGCGCCGGAGACCGGCTACCGGCTTGCGGCCCCGGCGGCGGCTCCCGCCCCGCCCGGTGTGCGGATCACGCCGCAGCGGCAGCGCGTTCTGGTCGCGCTTGCCGGCGCGGGCACCGTCGCGGCCGAGCGGCTCAGGGCTGCGGCGGGCGTATCGTCCGCCGTGCTGACGGGCATGGCGAAGGCCGGCCTGGTCGAAGCGGCGCCGGTCGCCGTCCGCGCGGACTGGCCGGCGCCGGACCCGGACCGCGCCGGAGTCGCCCTGTCCGCAGATCAAGGGGCCGCCGCGCAGGCGCTCGCCGGGGCGGTCGGCGCGGGGTATGCGACCCTCGTGCTCGAAGGAGTCTCCGGATCAGGCAAGACCGAAGTCTATTTCGAAGCCATCGCCGAGGCGCTGCGTCAAGGCCGGCAGTCGATCGTCCTGCTGCCCGAAATCGCCCTGAGCGCCCAGTGGCTGGCCCGTTTCGAGCAGCGCTTCGGCGCCGCGCCGGCGCCCTGGCATTCGGACCTGACCCGCGCCCAGCGGCGGCGGATCTGGCGGGCGGCGGCGACCGGCACGGCCCGGGTCGTGGTCGGCGCGCGCTCCGCGCTCATGCTGCCGATGCCCGAGTTGGGCCTGATCGTCGTCGACGAGGAGCACGACCAGAGCTTCAAGCAGGAAGACGGCGTGGTCTATCACGCCAGGGACATGGCGGTCGTCCGCGCGACGCTCGAGGAGGTTCCTGTGGTGCTCGCTTCGGCGACGCCGGCGCTGGAGACCGTCGCCAACGTCGAACGGGGGCGCTATGCGCGCCTGGTCCTGCCGGAACGCCACGGCCGCGCCGCGATGCCGGCGGTCGAACTGCTCGACCTGCGCGAGGAAGGACCGCCGCGCGGACGCTGGCTCGCCGGCCGCATGGTCCACACGATCGCCGAAACGCTGGCGGCGGGGGAGCAGGCCCTGCTCTATCTCAACCGCCGGGGCTATGCGCCGCTCACCCTGTGCCGCGGCTGCGGCCTGCGCCTGGAGTGCCCGCAATGCGCGGCCTGGCTGGTCGAGCACCGGCTCGCCGGCCGGCTGGAATGCCATCATTGCGGCCACACACGGACGCTGCCCCGCGAATGCCCGGAGTGCGGCGCGGAAGACAGCTTCGTGCCGTGCGGACCGGGCGTGGAGCGGCTGGCGGAAGAGGTCGCCGGCCTGCTGCCGAGCGCCCGGGTGCTGGTGGCGACCAGCGACACGATCCGCGGGCCGGCGGCTGCGGAAGCGCTGGTGGACGACGTCCGGGACGGTGCGGTCGACCTGCTGATCGGCACGCAGATCCTCGCCAAGGGGCATCATTTTCCCCGGCTGACCCTGGTCGGGGTGGTCGATGCGGACCTGGGCCTCGCCGGCGGCGACCTGCGCGCCGCGGAGCGGACCTGGCAGATGCTCAACCAGGTCGCCGGCCGGGCCGGGCGGGCGGAGCGTCCCGGGCGGGTGATCCTGCAATCCTGGCAGCCGGAACATCCCGTATTGCAGGCGATCGCGGCCGGCGACCGGGACGGTTTCATCGCCGAGGAAAAGGCGGGGCGCGAACGCTGCGGCATGCCGCCCTACGGCCGGCTGGCCGCCATCATCGTATCGGGCCGCCGCGCCGAAGCGGTGCAGCAGGCGGCGCAAGCGCTCGGACGGTACGCGCCGGTGCAGGACGGCCTGGCGGTGCTCGGCCCGACGCCGGCGCCTCTCGCCCTGCTGCGCGGCTACTTCCGCCACCGCCTGCTGGTAAAGGCCGCGCGGACCGTCAACCTCCAGGACTATATCCGGCGCTGGCTGTCGCGGACCCCGCAGCCCGGCGGCGTCCGGATCAAGGTCGATATCGATCCCTACAGCTTTTCCTGA
- a CDS encoding F0F1 ATP synthase subunit delta, translated as MASNSSDTSGIAERYATALYDMADEAKQLDAVADDLRGLKSMLEDSDDLRRLVRSPLIDRQVQTAAMMAVLERAGVGDLTRRFVGVVGQNRRLFAMGAMIDAFLAVLARRRGEETAYVASAAALSDAQLDRLAETLRKAVGSKVRVETAVDPALIGGLVVRVGSRMVDSSVRTKLQRMQLAMKGA; from the coding sequence TTGGCGTCAAATTCGAGTGATACCAGCGGCATCGCCGAGCGGTACGCAACGGCGCTCTATGACATGGCGGACGAAGCGAAACAGCTCGACGCCGTGGCCGATGACCTGCGCGGGCTGAAATCCATGCTGGAGGACAGCGACGACCTGCGCCGCCTGGTCCGGTCGCCGCTCATCGACCGCCAGGTCCAGACCGCGGCGATGATGGCCGTTCTCGAAAGGGCCGGTGTCGGCGACCTGACGCGCCGCTTCGTCGGCGTCGTCGGCCAGAACCGCCGCCTGTTCGCGATGGGCGCAATGATCGACGCCTTTCTGGCCGTGCTGGCGCGGCGGCGCGGCGAGGAAACGGCCTATGTGGCGAGCGCCGCGGCGCTGAGCGACGCACAGCTGGACCGGCTCGCCGAGACCCTGCGGAAAGCCGTCGGGTCGAAGGTGCGGGTCGAGACGGCGGTCGATCCGGCGCTGATCGGCGGGCTGGTGGTCCGGGTCGGCTCCCGGATGGTCGATTCCTCGGTCAGGACCAAACTGCAGCGCATGCAACTTGCGATGAAGGGAGCCTGA